A window of the Gorilla gorilla gorilla isolate KB3781 chromosome 8, NHGRI_mGorGor1-v2.1_pri, whole genome shotgun sequence genome harbors these coding sequences:
- the PPRC1 gene encoding peroxisome proliferator-activated receptor gamma coactivator-related protein 1 isoform X2, giving the protein MAARRGRRDGVAPPPSGGPGPDPGGGARGSGWGSRSQAPYGTLGAVSGGEQVLLHEEGGDSGFVSLSRLGPSLRDKDLEMEELMLQDETLLGTMQSYMDASLISLIEDFGSLGESRLSLEDQNEVSLLTALTEILDNADSENLSPFDSIPDSELLVSPREGSSLHKLLTLSRTPPECDLITPVDPLGPSTGSSRGSGVEMSLPDPSWDFSPPSFLETSSPKLPSWRPPRSRPRWGQSPPPQQRSDGEEEEEVASFSGQILAGELDNCVSSIPDFPMHLACPEEEDKATAAEMAVPAAGDESISSLSELVRAMHPYCLPNLTHLASLEDELQEQPDDLTLPEGCVVLEIVGQAATAGDDLEIPVVVRQVSPGPRPVLLDDSLETSSALQLLMPTLESETEAAVPKVTLCSEKEGLSLNSEEKLDSACLLKPREVVEPVVPKEPQNPPANAAPGSQRARKGRKKKSKEQPAACVEGYARRLRSSSRGQSTVGTEVTSQVDNLQKQPQEELQKESGPLQGKGKPRAWARAWAAALENSSPKNLERSAGQSSPAKEGPLDLYPKLADTIQANPIPTHLSLVDSAQASPMPVDSVEADPTAVGPVLAGPVPVDPGLVDLASTSSELVEPLPAEPVLINPVLADSAAVDPAVVPISDNLPPVDAVPSGPAPVDLALVDPVPNDLTPVDPVLVKSRPTDPRRCAVSSALGGSAPQLLVESESLDPPKTIIPEIKEVDSLKIESGTSATTHEARPRPLSLSEYRRRRQQRQAETEERSPQPPTGKWPSLPETPTGLADIPCLVIPPAPAKKTALQRSPEAPLEICLVPVGPSPASPSPEPPVSKPVASAPTEQVPSQEMPLLARPSPPVQSVSPVVPTPPSMSAALPFPAGGLGMPPSLPPPPLQPPSLPLSMGPVLPDPFTHYAPVPPWPCYPHVSPSGYPCLPPPPTVPLVSGTPGAYAVPPTCSVPWAPPPAPVSPYSSTCTYGPLGWGPGPQHAPFWSTVPPPPLPPASIGRAVPQPKMESRGTPAGPPENVLPLSMAPPLSLGLPGHGAPQTEPTKVEVKPVPASPHPKHKVSALVPSPQMKAPACVSAEGVTVEEPASERLKPETQETRPREKPPLPATKAVPTPRQSTVPKLPAVHPARLRKLSFLPTPRTQGSEDVVQAFISEIGIEASDLSSLLEQFEKSEAKKECPPPAPADSLAVGNSGGVDIPQEKRPLDRLQAPELANVAGLTPPATPPHQLWKPLAAVSLLAKAKSPKSTAQEGTLKPEGVTEAKHPAAVRLQEGVHGPSRVHVGSGDHDYCVRSRTPPKKMPALVIPEVGSRWNVKRHQDITIKPVLSLGPAAPPPPCIAASREPLDHRTSSEQADPSAPCLAPSSLLSPEASPCRNDMNTRTPPEPSAKQRSMRCYRKACRSASPSSQGWQGRRGRNSRSVSSGSNRTSEASSSSSSSSSSSSRSRSRSLSPPHKRWRRSSCSSSGRSRRCSSSSSSSSSSSSSSSSSSSSRSRSRSPSPRRRSDRRRRSYRSHDHYQRQRVLQKERAIEERRVVFIGKIPGRMTRSELKQRFSVFGEIEECTIHFRVQGDNYGFVTYRYAEEAFAAIESGHKLRQADEQPFDLCFGGRRQFCKRSYSDLDSNREDFDPAPVKSKFDSLDFDTLLKQAQKNLRR; this is encoded by the exons ATGGCGGCGCGCCGGGGACGGAGAGACGGAGTCGCGCCGCCCCCGAGTGGGGGCCCCGGTCCGGACCCTGGCGGGGGAGCCCGCGGCAGTGGTTGGGGAAGTCGAAGCCAAGCGCCGTATGGGACTTTGGGCGCTGTGAGCGGCGGCGAGCAG GTGCTGCTGCATGAGGAGGGGGGTGATTCTGGCTTTGTCAGTCTCTCTCGGCTGGGCCCATCTCTGAGGGACAAGGACCTGGAAATGGAGGAGCTAATGCTGCAGGATGAGACACTGCTGGGGACCATGCAGAGCTACATGGATGCCTCCCTTATCTCCCTCATCGAGGATTTTGGGAGCCTTGGAGAG AGCAGGTTATCTCTGGAGGACCAGAATGAAGTGTCGCTGCTCACGGCTCTGACGGAGATCTTGGACAATGCAGATTCTGAGAACCTTTCTCCATTTGACAGCATTCCTGATTCGGAGCTGCTTGTGTCACCCCGGGAGGGCTCCTCT CTGCACAAGCTGCTTACTCTCTCTCGGACACCCCCAGAATGTGACCTCATCACCCCAGTTGACCCACTGGGGCCCAGTACAGGCAGCAGTAGAGGGAGTGGG GTTGAAATGTCTCTTCCAGATCCCTCTTGGGACTTCTCCCCACCCTCTTTCTTAGAGACCTCTTCCCCCAAGCTTCCTAGCTGGAGACCCCCAAGATCAAGACCACGCTGGGGCCAATCCCCACCTCCCCAGCAGCGCAGTgatggagaagaggaggaggaggtggccagCTTCAGTGGCCAGATTCTTGCCGGGGAGCTTGACAACTGTGTGAGCAGTATCCCGGACTTCCCCATGCATTTGGCCTGCCCTGAGGAGGAAGATAAAGCAACAGCAGCAGAGATGGCAGTGCCAGCAGCTGGTGATGAGAGCATCTCCTCCCTGAGTGAGCTGGTGCGGGCCATGCACCCATACTGCCTGCCCAACCTCACCCACCTGGCATCACTTGAGGATGAGCTTCAGGAGCAGCCAGATGATTTGACACTGCCTGAGGGCTGTGTAGTGCTGGAGATTGTGGGGCAGGCAGCCACAGCTGGCGATGACCTGGAGATCCCAGTTGTGGTGCGACAGGTCTCTCCTGGACCCCGGCCTGTGCTCCTGGATGACTCGCTAGAGACTAGTTCTGCCTTGCAGCTGCTTATGCCTACACTGGAGTCAGAGACGGAGGCTGCTGTGCCCAAGGTAACCCTCTGCTCTGAGAAAGAGGGGTTGTCATTGAACTCAGAGGAGAAGCTGGACTCAGCCTGCTTATTGAAGCCCAGGGAGGTCGTGGAGCCAGTGGTGCCCAAGGAGCCTCAGAACCCACCTGCCAATGCAGCACCAGGTTCCCAGAGAGCTCGAAAGGGCAGGAAGAAGAAGAGCAAGGAGCAGCCAGCAGCCTGTGTGGAAGGCTatgccaggaggctgaggtcatcTTCTCGCGGGCAGTCTACTGTAGGTACAGAAGTGACCTCTCAGGTAGACAACTTGCAGAAACAGCCTCAGGAAGAACTTCAAAAAGAGTCTGGGCCTCTCCAGGGTAAGGGGAAGCCCCGGGCTTGGGCTCGGGCCTGGGCAGCTGCCTTGGAGAATTCTAGCCCTAAGAACTTGGAGAGAAGTGCTGGACAAAGTAGTCCTGCTAAAGAAGGCCCTCTAGACCTCTACCCAAAGCTGGCTGACACTATCCAAGCCAATCCTATACCAACCCATCTCTCATTGGTCGACTCTGCCCAAGCCAGCCCCATGCCAGTTGACTCTGTTGAAGCTGATCCCACTGCAGTTGGCCCTGTTCTAGCTGGCCCTGTACCTGTTGACCCTGGGTTGGTTGATCTTGCTTCAACCAGCTCAGAACTGGTTGAGCCTCTCCCGGCTGAGCCAGTGCTGATCAACCCAGTCCTGGCTGACTCAGCAGCAGTTGACCCTGCAGTGGTTCCCATCTCAGATAATTTGCCACCGGTTGATGCTGTCCCGTCTGGCCCAGCACCAGTTGATCTAGCACTAGTTGACCCTGTTCCTAATGACCTGACTCCAGTTGACCCAGTGCTAGTTAAGTCCAGACCAACTGATCCCAGACGTTGTGCAGTGTCATCAGCCCTGGGGGGTTCAGCACCCCAGCTCCTCGTGGAGTCAGAGTCCTTGGACCCACCAAAGACCATCATCCCTGAAATCAAAGAGGTGGATTCTCTGAAAATTGAAAGTGGTACCAGTGCTACAACCCATGAAGCCAGACCTCGGCCTCTCAGCTTATCTGAGTACCGGCGACGAAGGCAGCAACGCCAAgcagaaacagaagagagaagtcCACAGCCCCCAACTGGGAAGTGGCCTAGCCTTCCAGAGACTCCCACAGGGCTGGCAGACATCCCTTGTCTTGTCATCCCACCAGCCCCAGCCAAGAAGACAGCTCTGCAGAGAAGCCCTGAAGCACCCCTTGAGATTTGCCTTGTGCCTGTAGGTCCCAGCCCTGCTTCTCCTAGTCCTGAGCCACCTGTAAGCAAACCTGTGGCCTCAGCTCCCACTGAGCAGGTGCCATCCCAGGAGATGCCACTGTTGGCGAGACCTTCCCCTCCTGTGCAGTCTGTGTCCCCTGTTGTGCCCACACCTCCCTCGATGTCTGCTGCCCTGCCTTTCCCTGCAGGTGGGCTTGGCATGCCCCCCAGTCTGCCCCCACCTCCCTTGCAGCCTCCTAGTCTTCCATTGTCTATGGGGCCAGTACTACCTGATCCGTTTACTCACTATGCCCCCGTGCCACCCTGGCCTTGTTATCCTCATGTGTCCCCTTCTGGCTATCCTTGCCTGCCCCCCCCACCAACGGTGCCCCTAGTGTCTGGTACTCCTGGTGCCTATGCCGTGCCTCCCACTTGCAGTGTGCCTTGGGCACcccctcctgccccagtctcaccttacagttccacatgtacCTATGGGCCCTTGGGATGGGGCCCAGGGCCTCAACATGCTCCATTCTGGTCTACTGTTCCCCCACCTCCTTTGCCTCCAGCCTCCATTGGGAGAGCTGTTCCCCAACCTAAGATGGAGTCTAGGGGCACTCCAGCTGGCCCTCCTGAAAATGTACTTCCCTTGTCGATGGCTCCTCCCCTCAGTCTTGGGCTACCTGGCCATGGAGCTCCTCAGACAGAGCCTACCAAGGTGGAGGTCAAGCCAGTGCCTGCATCTCCCCATCCGAAACACAAGGTGTCTGCCCTGGTGCCAAGTCCCCAGATGAAGGCTCCAGCATGTGTGTCTGCTGAAGGTGTGACTGTTGAGGAGCCTGCATCAGAGAGGCTAAAGCCTGAGACCCAAGAGACCAGGCCCAGGGAGAAGCCCCCCTTGCCTGCTACCAAGGCTGTTCCCACACCAAGGCAGAGCACTGTCCCCAAGCTGCCTGCTGTCCACCCAGCCCGTCTAAGGAAGCTGTCCTTCCTGCCTACCCCACGTACTCAGGGTTCTGAAGATGTGGTACAGGCTTTCATCAGTGAGATTG GAATTGAGGCATCGGACCTGTCCAGTCTGCTGGAGCAGTTTGAGAAATCAGAAG CCAAAAAGGAGTGTCCTCCTCCGGCTCCTGCTGACAGCTTGGCTGTAGGAAACTCAGG CGGCGTTGACATTCCCCAGGAGAAGAGGCCCCTAGACCGGTTACAAGCCCCAGAACTGGCCAACGTGGCAG gGCTCACCCCTCCAGCTACCCCTCCCCACCAGTTATGGAAGCCCCTGGCTGCTGTCTCACTGCTGGCCAAAGCCAAATCTCCTAAGTCCACCGCCCAGGAGGGAACCCTGAAGCCTGAAGGAGTTACGGAGGCCAAACATCCAGCTGCAGTTCGCCTCCAAGAAGGGGTCCATGGCCCTAGTCGAGTCCATGTGGGCTCTGGGGACCATGACTATTGTGTCCGGAGCAGGACTCCCCCAAAAAAGATGCCTGCCCTAGTCATTCCAGAGGTGGGCTCCCGATGGAATGTCAAGCGCCATCAGGACATCACCATCAAACCTGTCTTGTCCTTGGGCCCAGCTGCCCCTCCGCCCCCATGCATAGCTGCCTCCCGGGAGCCGCTTGATCACAGGACTAGCAGTGAGCAGGCAGATCCCTCAGCACCCTGCCTTGCCCCATCCAGCTTGCTGTCCCCTGAGGCCTCACCCTGCCGGAATGACATGAACACTAGGACTCCCCCTGAACCCTCAGCCAAGCAGCGGTCAATGCGCTGTTACCGAAAAGCCTGCAGGTCAGCCAGCCCCTCAAGCCAGGGCTGGCAGGGCCGCCGAGGCCGCAACAGCCGTTCTGTCAGCTCTGGGTCCAACCGGACTAGCGAAGcatcttcctcctcatcctcatcGTCGTCTTCCTCATCCCGATCTCGGTCCAGGTCCCTCTCCCCCCCACACAAGAGGTGGCGAAG GTCCAGCTGTAGTTCCTCTGGGCGTTCTCGAAGATGCTCTTCCTCTTCTTCGTCATCATCTTCCTCTTCgtcttcctcatcctcatcatCCAGTTCTCGAAGCCGCTCACGATCCCCATCCCCCCGCCGGAGAAGTGACAGGAGGCGGCG CTCTTATCGTTCACATGACCATTACCAAAGACAAAGAGTGCTACAAAAGGAGCGTGCAATA GAAGAAAGAAGGGTGGTCTTCATTGGAAAGATACCTGGCCGCATGACTCGATCAGAGCTGAAACAGAGGTTCTCCGTTTTTGGAGAGATTGAGGAGTGCACCATCCACTTCCGTGTCCAAGG GGACAACTACGGCTTCGTCACTTATCGCTATGCTGAGGAGGCATTTGCAGCCATTGAGAGTGGCCACAAGCTGCGGCAGGCAGATGAGCAGCCCTTTGATCTCTGCTTTGGGGGCCGAAGGCAGTTCTGCAAGAGGAGCTATTCTGATCTTG ACTCCAACCGGGAAGACTTTGACCCAGCACCTGTAAAGAGCAAATTTGATTCTCTTGACTTTGACACATTGTTGAAACAGGCCCAGAAGAACCTCAGGAGGTAA
- the PPRC1 gene encoding peroxisome proliferator-activated receptor gamma coactivator-related protein 1 isoform X1, with protein sequence MAARRGRRDGVAPPPSGGPGPDPGGGARGSGWGSRSQAPYGTLGAVSGGEQVLLHEEGGDSGFVSLSRLGPSLRDKDLEMEELMLQDETLLGTMQSYMDASLISLIEDFGSLGESRLSLEDQNEVSLLTALTEILDNADSENLSPFDSIPDSELLVSPREGSSLHKLLTLSRTPPECDLITPVDPLGPSTGSSRGSGVEMSLPDPSWDFSPPSFLETSSPKLPSWRPPRSRPRWGQSPPPQQRSDGEEEEEVASFSGQILAGELDNCVSSIPDFPMHLACPEEEDKATAAEMAVPAAGDESISSLSELVRAMHPYCLPNLTHLASLEDELQEQPDDLTLPEGCVVLEIVGQAATAGDDLEIPVVVRQVSPGPRPVLLDDSLETSSALQLLMPTLESETEAAVPKVTLCSEKEGLSLNSEEKLDSACLLKPREVVEPVVPKEPQNPPANAAPGSQRARKGRKKKSKEQPAACVEGYARRLRSSSRGQSTVGTEVTSQVDNLQKQPQEELQKESGPLQGKGKPRAWARAWAAALENSSPKNLERSAGQSSPAKEGPLDLYPKLADTIQANPIPTHLSLVDSAQASPMPVDSVEADPTAVGPVLAGPVPVDPGLVDLASTSSELVEPLPAEPVLINPVLADSAAVDPAVVPISDNLPPVDAVPSGPAPVDLALVDPVPNDLTPVDPVLVKSRPTDPRRCAVSSALGGSAPQLLVESESLDPPKTIIPEIKEVDSLKIESGTSATTHEARPRPLSLSEYRRRRQQRQAETEERSPQPPTGKWPSLPETPTGLADIPCLVIPPAPAKKTALQRSPEAPLEICLVPVGPSPASPSPEPPVSKPVASAPTEQVPSQEMPLLARPSPPVQSVSPVVPTPPSMSAALPFPAGGLGMPPSLPPPPLQPPSLPLSMGPVLPDPFTHYAPVPPWPCYPHVSPSGYPCLPPPPTVPLVSGTPGAYAVPPTCSVPWAPPPAPVSPYSSTCTYGPLGWGPGPQHAPFWSTVPPPPLPPASIGRAVPQPKMESRGTPAGPPENVLPLSMAPPLSLGLPGHGAPQTEPTKVEVKPVPASPHPKHKVSALVPSPQMKAPACVSAEGVTVEEPASERLKPETQETRPREKPPLPATKAVPTPRQSTVPKLPAVHPARLRKLSFLPTPRTQGSEDVVQAFISEIGIEASDLSSLLEQFEKSEAKKECPPPAPADSLAVGNSGGVDIPQEKRPLDRLQAPELANVAGLTPPATPPHQLWKPLAAVSLLAKAKSPKSTAQEGTLKPEGVTEAKHPAAVRLQEGVHGPSRVHVGSGDHDYCVRSRTPPKKMPALVIPEVGSRWNVKRHQDITIKPVLSLGPAAPPPPCIAASREPLDHRTSSEQADPSAPCLAPSSLLSPEASPCRNDMNTRTPPEPSAKQRSMRCYRKACRSASPSSQGWQGRRGRNSRSVSSGSNRTSEASSSSSSSSSSSSRSRSRSLSPPHKRWRRSSCSSSGRSRRCSSSSSSSSSSSSSSSSSSSSRSRSRSPSPRRRSDRRRRYSSYRSHDHYQRQRVLQKERAIEERRVVFIGKIPGRMTRSELKQRFSVFGEIEECTIHFRVQGDNYGFVTYRYAEEAFAAIESGHKLRQADEQPFDLCFGGRRQFCKRSYSDLDSNREDFDPAPVKSKFDSLDFDTLLKQAQKNLRR encoded by the exons ATGGCGGCGCGCCGGGGACGGAGAGACGGAGTCGCGCCGCCCCCGAGTGGGGGCCCCGGTCCGGACCCTGGCGGGGGAGCCCGCGGCAGTGGTTGGGGAAGTCGAAGCCAAGCGCCGTATGGGACTTTGGGCGCTGTGAGCGGCGGCGAGCAG GTGCTGCTGCATGAGGAGGGGGGTGATTCTGGCTTTGTCAGTCTCTCTCGGCTGGGCCCATCTCTGAGGGACAAGGACCTGGAAATGGAGGAGCTAATGCTGCAGGATGAGACACTGCTGGGGACCATGCAGAGCTACATGGATGCCTCCCTTATCTCCCTCATCGAGGATTTTGGGAGCCTTGGAGAG AGCAGGTTATCTCTGGAGGACCAGAATGAAGTGTCGCTGCTCACGGCTCTGACGGAGATCTTGGACAATGCAGATTCTGAGAACCTTTCTCCATTTGACAGCATTCCTGATTCGGAGCTGCTTGTGTCACCCCGGGAGGGCTCCTCT CTGCACAAGCTGCTTACTCTCTCTCGGACACCCCCAGAATGTGACCTCATCACCCCAGTTGACCCACTGGGGCCCAGTACAGGCAGCAGTAGAGGGAGTGGG GTTGAAATGTCTCTTCCAGATCCCTCTTGGGACTTCTCCCCACCCTCTTTCTTAGAGACCTCTTCCCCCAAGCTTCCTAGCTGGAGACCCCCAAGATCAAGACCACGCTGGGGCCAATCCCCACCTCCCCAGCAGCGCAGTgatggagaagaggaggaggaggtggccagCTTCAGTGGCCAGATTCTTGCCGGGGAGCTTGACAACTGTGTGAGCAGTATCCCGGACTTCCCCATGCATTTGGCCTGCCCTGAGGAGGAAGATAAAGCAACAGCAGCAGAGATGGCAGTGCCAGCAGCTGGTGATGAGAGCATCTCCTCCCTGAGTGAGCTGGTGCGGGCCATGCACCCATACTGCCTGCCCAACCTCACCCACCTGGCATCACTTGAGGATGAGCTTCAGGAGCAGCCAGATGATTTGACACTGCCTGAGGGCTGTGTAGTGCTGGAGATTGTGGGGCAGGCAGCCACAGCTGGCGATGACCTGGAGATCCCAGTTGTGGTGCGACAGGTCTCTCCTGGACCCCGGCCTGTGCTCCTGGATGACTCGCTAGAGACTAGTTCTGCCTTGCAGCTGCTTATGCCTACACTGGAGTCAGAGACGGAGGCTGCTGTGCCCAAGGTAACCCTCTGCTCTGAGAAAGAGGGGTTGTCATTGAACTCAGAGGAGAAGCTGGACTCAGCCTGCTTATTGAAGCCCAGGGAGGTCGTGGAGCCAGTGGTGCCCAAGGAGCCTCAGAACCCACCTGCCAATGCAGCACCAGGTTCCCAGAGAGCTCGAAAGGGCAGGAAGAAGAAGAGCAAGGAGCAGCCAGCAGCCTGTGTGGAAGGCTatgccaggaggctgaggtcatcTTCTCGCGGGCAGTCTACTGTAGGTACAGAAGTGACCTCTCAGGTAGACAACTTGCAGAAACAGCCTCAGGAAGAACTTCAAAAAGAGTCTGGGCCTCTCCAGGGTAAGGGGAAGCCCCGGGCTTGGGCTCGGGCCTGGGCAGCTGCCTTGGAGAATTCTAGCCCTAAGAACTTGGAGAGAAGTGCTGGACAAAGTAGTCCTGCTAAAGAAGGCCCTCTAGACCTCTACCCAAAGCTGGCTGACACTATCCAAGCCAATCCTATACCAACCCATCTCTCATTGGTCGACTCTGCCCAAGCCAGCCCCATGCCAGTTGACTCTGTTGAAGCTGATCCCACTGCAGTTGGCCCTGTTCTAGCTGGCCCTGTACCTGTTGACCCTGGGTTGGTTGATCTTGCTTCAACCAGCTCAGAACTGGTTGAGCCTCTCCCGGCTGAGCCAGTGCTGATCAACCCAGTCCTGGCTGACTCAGCAGCAGTTGACCCTGCAGTGGTTCCCATCTCAGATAATTTGCCACCGGTTGATGCTGTCCCGTCTGGCCCAGCACCAGTTGATCTAGCACTAGTTGACCCTGTTCCTAATGACCTGACTCCAGTTGACCCAGTGCTAGTTAAGTCCAGACCAACTGATCCCAGACGTTGTGCAGTGTCATCAGCCCTGGGGGGTTCAGCACCCCAGCTCCTCGTGGAGTCAGAGTCCTTGGACCCACCAAAGACCATCATCCCTGAAATCAAAGAGGTGGATTCTCTGAAAATTGAAAGTGGTACCAGTGCTACAACCCATGAAGCCAGACCTCGGCCTCTCAGCTTATCTGAGTACCGGCGACGAAGGCAGCAACGCCAAgcagaaacagaagagagaagtcCACAGCCCCCAACTGGGAAGTGGCCTAGCCTTCCAGAGACTCCCACAGGGCTGGCAGACATCCCTTGTCTTGTCATCCCACCAGCCCCAGCCAAGAAGACAGCTCTGCAGAGAAGCCCTGAAGCACCCCTTGAGATTTGCCTTGTGCCTGTAGGTCCCAGCCCTGCTTCTCCTAGTCCTGAGCCACCTGTAAGCAAACCTGTGGCCTCAGCTCCCACTGAGCAGGTGCCATCCCAGGAGATGCCACTGTTGGCGAGACCTTCCCCTCCTGTGCAGTCTGTGTCCCCTGTTGTGCCCACACCTCCCTCGATGTCTGCTGCCCTGCCTTTCCCTGCAGGTGGGCTTGGCATGCCCCCCAGTCTGCCCCCACCTCCCTTGCAGCCTCCTAGTCTTCCATTGTCTATGGGGCCAGTACTACCTGATCCGTTTACTCACTATGCCCCCGTGCCACCCTGGCCTTGTTATCCTCATGTGTCCCCTTCTGGCTATCCTTGCCTGCCCCCCCCACCAACGGTGCCCCTAGTGTCTGGTACTCCTGGTGCCTATGCCGTGCCTCCCACTTGCAGTGTGCCTTGGGCACcccctcctgccccagtctcaccttacagttccacatgtacCTATGGGCCCTTGGGATGGGGCCCAGGGCCTCAACATGCTCCATTCTGGTCTACTGTTCCCCCACCTCCTTTGCCTCCAGCCTCCATTGGGAGAGCTGTTCCCCAACCTAAGATGGAGTCTAGGGGCACTCCAGCTGGCCCTCCTGAAAATGTACTTCCCTTGTCGATGGCTCCTCCCCTCAGTCTTGGGCTACCTGGCCATGGAGCTCCTCAGACAGAGCCTACCAAGGTGGAGGTCAAGCCAGTGCCTGCATCTCCCCATCCGAAACACAAGGTGTCTGCCCTGGTGCCAAGTCCCCAGATGAAGGCTCCAGCATGTGTGTCTGCTGAAGGTGTGACTGTTGAGGAGCCTGCATCAGAGAGGCTAAAGCCTGAGACCCAAGAGACCAGGCCCAGGGAGAAGCCCCCCTTGCCTGCTACCAAGGCTGTTCCCACACCAAGGCAGAGCACTGTCCCCAAGCTGCCTGCTGTCCACCCAGCCCGTCTAAGGAAGCTGTCCTTCCTGCCTACCCCACGTACTCAGGGTTCTGAAGATGTGGTACAGGCTTTCATCAGTGAGATTG GAATTGAGGCATCGGACCTGTCCAGTCTGCTGGAGCAGTTTGAGAAATCAGAAG CCAAAAAGGAGTGTCCTCCTCCGGCTCCTGCTGACAGCTTGGCTGTAGGAAACTCAGG CGGCGTTGACATTCCCCAGGAGAAGAGGCCCCTAGACCGGTTACAAGCCCCAGAACTGGCCAACGTGGCAG gGCTCACCCCTCCAGCTACCCCTCCCCACCAGTTATGGAAGCCCCTGGCTGCTGTCTCACTGCTGGCCAAAGCCAAATCTCCTAAGTCCACCGCCCAGGAGGGAACCCTGAAGCCTGAAGGAGTTACGGAGGCCAAACATCCAGCTGCAGTTCGCCTCCAAGAAGGGGTCCATGGCCCTAGTCGAGTCCATGTGGGCTCTGGGGACCATGACTATTGTGTCCGGAGCAGGACTCCCCCAAAAAAGATGCCTGCCCTAGTCATTCCAGAGGTGGGCTCCCGATGGAATGTCAAGCGCCATCAGGACATCACCATCAAACCTGTCTTGTCCTTGGGCCCAGCTGCCCCTCCGCCCCCATGCATAGCTGCCTCCCGGGAGCCGCTTGATCACAGGACTAGCAGTGAGCAGGCAGATCCCTCAGCACCCTGCCTTGCCCCATCCAGCTTGCTGTCCCCTGAGGCCTCACCCTGCCGGAATGACATGAACACTAGGACTCCCCCTGAACCCTCAGCCAAGCAGCGGTCAATGCGCTGTTACCGAAAAGCCTGCAGGTCAGCCAGCCCCTCAAGCCAGGGCTGGCAGGGCCGCCGAGGCCGCAACAGCCGTTCTGTCAGCTCTGGGTCCAACCGGACTAGCGAAGcatcttcctcctcatcctcatcGTCGTCTTCCTCATCCCGATCTCGGTCCAGGTCCCTCTCCCCCCCACACAAGAGGTGGCGAAG GTCCAGCTGTAGTTCCTCTGGGCGTTCTCGAAGATGCTCTTCCTCTTCTTCGTCATCATCTTCCTCTTCgtcttcctcatcctcatcatCCAGTTCTCGAAGCCGCTCACGATCCCCATCCCCCCGCCGGAGAAGTGACAGGAGGCGGCG GTACAGCTCTTATCGTTCACATGACCATTACCAAAGACAAAGAGTGCTACAAAAGGAGCGTGCAATA GAAGAAAGAAGGGTGGTCTTCATTGGAAAGATACCTGGCCGCATGACTCGATCAGAGCTGAAACAGAGGTTCTCCGTTTTTGGAGAGATTGAGGAGTGCACCATCCACTTCCGTGTCCAAGG GGACAACTACGGCTTCGTCACTTATCGCTATGCTGAGGAGGCATTTGCAGCCATTGAGAGTGGCCACAAGCTGCGGCAGGCAGATGAGCAGCCCTTTGATCTCTGCTTTGGGGGCCGAAGGCAGTTCTGCAAGAGGAGCTATTCTGATCTTG ACTCCAACCGGGAAGACTTTGACCCAGCACCTGTAAAGAGCAAATTTGATTCTCTTGACTTTGACACATTGTTGAAACAGGCCCAGAAGAACCTCAGGAGGTAA